The following are encoded in a window of Halosolutus halophilus genomic DNA:
- a CDS encoding DUF7692 domain-containing protein: MAYTETPGSVRIRTDDGNEWRFDAIQKAAKFYDCNRSNAIAFACNDVDGLVSAARRVLERDDLTLEQRREIAETLSTRAVSFDVGTEVSIETKGEM; the protein is encoded by the coding sequence ATGGCCTACACCGAAACGCCAGGTTCGGTCCGAATCCGAACTGACGATGGGAACGAGTGGCGGTTCGACGCCATTCAGAAAGCCGCGAAGTTCTACGACTGTAACCGATCGAACGCGATCGCGTTCGCGTGCAATGACGTCGACGGACTCGTGAGTGCAGCCCGACGTGTTCTCGAGCGGGACGACCTGACGCTCGAGCAGCGCCGGGAGATTGCCGAGACGCTGAGCACGCGAGCCGTCAGCTTTGACGTCGGGACCGAGGTTTCGATCGAGACAAAAGGAGAAATGTGA
- a CDS encoding BGTF surface domain-containing protein — MTSETTYREKGRAAFLAALMVLSVVAMTASFSGAAVASSDFDTQLDANSIDEDDVWAGQTVKVTNLESPADLVQGDEVVKNLRVESGSAKFDTTDLDPGRYSIEHGENDTSTGTFWVNEHQIDAEFENGVVNGGEVNLNYEDVSDVPRNSEDVTLHISAEYDNESVSADDLEDIFGDNTQVEDMDKVAVTVNDAGEGDSVTADFSNKEVGDYVFTVEVADTTAEDTAEITNSDTDATASFDSNTYEEQIGDVGEFTVEHEATDNLWVNVTDSEDYYKANIQVSGVDDTENVTFEFNSYAAGHDGETLVTAEDDEGNDITSDVTVTEYLDGDKVDSSNTWTDTRLLNGDYELEVGVTNGGPETDAAIMLFTERSTGDMTTWVAPSDITDADDLDAETVADSATERDYVATGDYLVTEVEASGIYGYAFDNNGDWTGEEGLEFNFNDTATPRYGSADSFSLSDETSGSYDIVVNEDEDTFYVLVPVNTIEGPAGETLDAGETWNASFHVTDASAYVADGESEMANAEFDVEQRNIELAGSYNDDERLVVGNSAEEQLTAETNVAPGTEGTFRLRATADIYTAESEVDADGVMTTTFDLSSHEAGENIRTVKATVDGAEHSTEGAFIAGDKPKPADLQWSVDAPETAKPGDEVTGSISVENGGEETGNASYEFTFNGETVDSGEVELEGGASKDVASFASTLDEAGEYSWELLVDGETEKSGTLTVEEEKKDDTGDDGDGDDGTGDDGDSEDDTGDDDGDDTGDSDGTPGFGAAVAALALLAAAMLALRRQN, encoded by the coding sequence ATGACAAGCGAAACGACCTATCGCGAAAAGGGACGTGCCGCGTTCCTGGCCGCGCTTATGGTACTTTCCGTTGTCGCGATGACGGCTTCCTTCTCGGGTGCCGCCGTTGCGAGCAGCGATTTCGACACACAACTCGACGCAAATAGTATCGACGAAGATGACGTCTGGGCTGGTCAAACAGTCAAAGTCACCAACCTAGAATCGCCCGCTGACCTCGTCCAGGGCGACGAAGTCGTCAAAAACCTCCGTGTCGAGAGCGGTTCTGCCAAGTTCGACACGACCGATCTTGACCCTGGTCGATACTCGATCGAGCACGGTGAGAACGACACCTCTACCGGCACGTTCTGGGTGAACGAGCACCAGATCGACGCCGAATTCGAGAACGGCGTCGTCAACGGTGGCGAAGTTAACCTCAACTACGAGGACGTCAGTGACGTCCCACGAAATAGTGAGGATGTCACCCTCCACATCAGCGCTGAGTACGACAACGAGTCGGTCAGTGCGGACGACCTCGAAGACATCTTCGGCGACAATACGCAGGTCGAAGACATGGACAAGGTCGCAGTCACCGTCAACGATGCCGGTGAAGGCGACAGCGTCACCGCTGACTTCTCCAACAAGGAAGTTGGCGACTACGTGTTCACGGTCGAAGTTGCCGACACCACGGCAGAAGACACCGCTGAAATCACGAACTCTGACACTGACGCCACCGCGAGCTTCGACTCGAACACCTACGAAGAGCAAATCGGTGACGTCGGCGAGTTCACCGTCGAGCACGAAGCGACTGACAACCTCTGGGTCAACGTCACCGACTCAGAAGACTACTACAAAGCCAACATCCAGGTCTCGGGTGTTGATGACACGGAAAACGTGACGTTCGAGTTCAACTCGTACGCAGCAGGTCACGATGGCGAGACTCTCGTCACTGCCGAGGACGACGAGGGTAACGACATTACCTCTGACGTAACTGTCACGGAGTACCTCGATGGTGACAAAGTTGACAGTTCCAACACTTGGACCGACACGCGTCTCCTCAACGGTGACTACGAACTGGAAGTCGGCGTTACGAACGGTGGTCCCGAAACGGACGCCGCGATCATGCTCTTCACCGAGCGATCGACCGGCGACATGACCACGTGGGTCGCACCGTCCGACATCACTGACGCAGACGACCTCGACGCTGAGACGGTCGCCGACTCCGCCACGGAGCGCGACTACGTCGCAACGGGCGACTACCTGGTCACCGAAGTCGAAGCATCCGGTATCTACGGCTACGCGTTCGACAACAACGGTGACTGGACTGGTGAAGAGGGTCTCGAGTTCAACTTCAACGACACCGCCACGCCGCGCTACGGCTCCGCAGACAGCTTCTCCCTCAGCGACGAGACGAGTGGTAGCTACGACATCGTCGTTAACGAAGACGAGGACACGTTCTACGTCCTCGTTCCGGTCAACACGATCGAAGGACCCGCCGGCGAAACGCTTGACGCTGGCGAGACGTGGAACGCCTCGTTCCACGTGACCGACGCTAGCGCGTACGTTGCTGACGGCGAGAGCGAAATGGCCAACGCAGAGTTCGATGTCGAACAGCGGAACATCGAACTGGCCGGTAGCTACAACGACGACGAGCGCCTCGTCGTTGGAAACAGCGCGGAAGAGCAGCTCACCGCCGAAACGAACGTTGCACCCGGCACGGAAGGTACCTTCCGCCTGCGTGCAACCGCAGACATCTACACCGCCGAGTCTGAAGTCGACGCCGACGGTGTGATGACCACGACGTTCGACCTCAGCAGCCACGAGGCTGGCGAGAACATCCGCACCGTCAAGGCGACGGTCGACGGTGCAGAACACAGCACGGAAGGCGCCTTCATCGCTGGTGACAAGCCGAAACCGGCTGACCTCCAGTGGAGCGTCGACGCCCCCGAAACCGCGAAGCCCGGTGACGAGGTCACAGGGTCCATCTCGGTCGAGAACGGCGGCGAAGAGACCGGTAACGCGTCCTACGAGTTTACCTTCAACGGCGAGACCGTGGACAGCGGCGAGGTCGAACTCGAGGGTGGCGCGTCCAAGGACGTGGCCTCCTTCGCCTCCACGCTTGACGAAGCTGGTGAGTACAGCTGGGAACTGCTCGTCGACGGTGAAACCGAGAAGTCCGGTACCCTGACCGTCGAAGAAGAGAAGAAAGACGACACCGGCGACGACGGTGACGGCGACGACGGCACCGGCGACGACGGTGACTCTGAAGACGACACCGGCGACGACGACGGCGACGACACCGGCGACTCGGACGGAACGCCCGGCTTCGGCGCTGCTGTCGCTGCACTCGCACTGCTCGCAGCCGCCATGCTGGCACTCCGCCGCCAGAACTAA